The nucleotide sequence AATCTGTATCAACAATAAACTATATCACTTTCTAAAGTTTGAGAAAGCTCTTAGAAAATGGCATCTGCAGTAGAAATCACATCATCAATCATGACACTTTGCACTTAATTaagcacatttaaaattaatCTACATATATCTGGACAACTATTTTAAGTCACATACAGCACTTACCttcaaactgaaataatttaGGAGAGACTGGCAGAATACtgtcattttataaaaagaaaggataaagttTAAATACATTCTTGTCACCAGAACCACATATAATGTAAAGAGGTAATCTGGAGTGGTCAGTGGAAGTGCATCTGGTGTTAGGACCCCAGCGAAGAAGTGAATGGGCCTGGCTTCCACCAAAGGACCCTTATTTCATTGGTCAGACACAGCATGAGGAGCTGCAGTCTTTGGTCTGGCCCAGGGCAACACTTTTTACATTTCTTATGGGAAATACCAAGAAACCAAATGTTCCCATGAGGTTTCAGTTTGCTTAAGAAACAATTACATTGTATGCTTTAAAAACTAGAGACTGCTATCAGAAGTCTGCCTAGTGGTCACCCTGGAGGGGGTGGCGGATGGGAAATGGCTGGCAGGGGATTGAAGGGGAGCTTCTAGGGAGCTGAACTGTGCTTTTCCTTGATCTGGATGTTGACTATATGGGTGTGTTCAGTTTGTGGAAAATACATTGAGCTATACATGTATGAGATATATACTTGTCTATGTATTAAcgtcaaaagaattttttttcaagttaaagACTATAAAGTGTAAAATTTTGTGCTACAATTCTGGATTCATGACATGCCTCAATGTCACATTGGGTAGAAAATGTTTTCCAAACAAGTTAAATAGAGCATAAAACTTCATATCTGAGTCATCGGGTGGaaagtgtatattttaaaatctcaatttcAAGATATGTTTTTTTAGGACAAGAAGAGCTAACATGTAAGTTCAAGTTTTAACTACACTAGACATCACTGAGGCAGGAGTGGAGAGTGGGAAGGGCACTAAATACAAAGACCtaaacactgttttccaaagcctTGCTCTGCTACTCTTGGCCTGAGCAAGGTACCTACTTAATGTATTTCagtctatctgtaaaatggaaaaatgacatTAGCAACACCTACCTAGGAGGGTTTGTATCAAGATGAAAAAGATTGtttacagagaaaataatatgAGCAAACAATAAGtacttgtatataaatataagtgATTTTATAAAGGCCATTCTATAAAAAGATAGAATCCCAAGTATGCACTGAGGACTGTCAAAAAACAAGAAGCTTGGATGCTTTTTGCCATGTCCCAGATCTTATCAATAGAAAATAGTTCACTTAAAACGTACACTTCTTTGCTCTACCTTCTCATACACATCCCTTTATTCTCTGCCAGGTGCCCGGTAGCTAGAGCAAGCCAGGGAAGAAGGCGGACGCCTATCAGGAGCAGCCCCTGGATGGCAGGGAAGTGGGGGGTGGCCTCAGCTGGGCTACAGGCCAGTATTGCCACAGGGCAAGATATTCCTAGACCCTCAGGTTTTCCAAGAGAAGTccggaaaaatattttttcaatgtaaAATCTCCTGGTATTTCAATGTTGGCATCTgattcaaatgtttaaaaaatcactaTGTACACCAAACAAAGTAAGTCTGCAGGCCAGACTGCACCCATGGGCTGCCAGTTGTGACTTCCAATTCTTCACTTCTAATGACACTACTTTATAATCTCTAAACTTTCCCTTCTTTCTGTGTGCCAGTCCCTTACTTCATTCCTAATCCTGTATTTTTATCACCAAATATATTACAGTTTGACTCTGATAAGTGGCCTGCAGAAATGAATGTAGTGCTCAGGGTACAGAACATCTTGCTGGTTCACAGTTTTAttcttgttttcagttttacTCTATTATTTTCCCCGTCTTTTTCCTTAGATGATTTATCTTCCTCTCTATCTTAAACAAATGCATGATCCATGATTACACTTTAtgtgtgaattattttttaactatgTGATAAAAACATTAGGATACAGAGGGAAATCTGTGGTCCGGTGACAGCACTAATATCTAAATTTAGGCTAACCATGTGAGTACCATCAGGCTTTCGTCGTGGTTCAAATGTTGAGGGGCAGTATTTGACCCATGTATGGTGTGTAATGAGAGTTTCACTCTACCCCATATTTAAGGGTTATCATTATCCACTTCATTTCCATGGATCTACCTCCATAAGCTAATTTTTGGGGGGTTGCTACgctgtatttaaaaaaagtacGGTTTACAGGCACATGAAACTAAGTTAAACTCATGCACATCAGCCAGTGACTTGGAGATTCATGAGGGGAGCACTGTACCTGACTTGGTATGATCAGAGAGGATAATTAGAGTGATGCAGGTTAGCATTTGCTGAGTACCCCTAACATGTTCTATGTGTTAACTAATGTAAATATCAAAAGACCCTCCCCCCTTTACTAAAAGAGGGATATaagactcagaaaggttaaaaaaaaaaacaactttccagGTGTCCACTCAGCTAATCAGTGAAGGGCTGGGTTTGGAACTCAGCCCTACTggactacagagcccatgctctgaaccAACTCTGCCCAAATAATTTACAGACCATAATGGCTGCCCTCAGAGTTGTTTCCTCACCACCCCGCGCCACCCACTGATATTTAAAGCATTGCATACTCCTCTTTTTTGTTGATAAGCTCACTTCAGCAATACCCTATTCTTATGTAACCATCGTATATAATAACagcaaataaaaatttagagTTTTTCCCCGCAGAGCAGCAAAGTCTCTGGAACATACATCTCCCTTTCTAAATTAAGAAATATGCCAATAGAGCTctttgatatttatttctcaaaatctAGTTCTgattctatgtctctgaaaagtGGACTTCCTGGAGTTCACTCTTTGATGTCAACGTGGGCCCTGCCCCAGATCCTCTCTGCAGCCCTCCACTGCTCCTTCTTCCTTGGTTTTGGGGGCCCCTCTGTTTCTTAGAAAGTGTTcttacccttcctccttctcAGGCTTCCCTTTTTCAACCTCCCCTTACCTACTGATGTTTCCCTGAATTCTCTTCAGTTCTCTTTTCACAATACGAATGTTGCCTCTCATTCAAATCCACAGTTTTAACTACATTTATAAGCTGCTGATACTCAGCATCTTCCCTGAGCTCCAAACCCAGATGTGTATCTGCCTGCTGAACATCTCCTGGATCAACAAGCCCCCAGGCAGTCTCCTCAATCTGTCCCTACTCCTCAGTTCTCAGTCTCCGTGAATGGCACTCTTTCTTCCCAATTTTCCAAGCCAGAAATAAGAAAAGCTTGGACTTTACCTCCCTCCAAGCTCCATATCCTTACTAAGCTCTCCAATTCTATCCACAAATCTCTCTCAGTAATACAGGTCTGCAACTCTCCATCCCACTGTCCTAGTCCAGCCCCTCTTCAGTCTCTGCCTGGTCTACTGTGACTGACCCTGGTCCTGTTCCCTTCTAATCCACCCTCCATATTGCTGCCAGAATGACGCTACAAAAGCCCAAGTGTGATCATCTtactcttttttaacatcttttacaAACACGGAAGCTCTTGTGCCCCTCTATCCAGGTCAAAGGATACTCTAGGCTGCAGTCACACGGAAATACTCTCCTGGCTTCCGTCAGCCTGGCTCTCATCACCCTGCCCCCTCTTTGCCTGGATAGGTTTTACTTTTCATGGCTCAGTTCAAGTTTCACCAGCACTCCCGGAAGCCCTTTCCTTGTTTTTCCCAGTGGCAGCTGAAGTGCCAGCCCTGAAGCACTCTACTGTGCTGGTAAATTTTCTGGTCAGCCTGTAGAAACAGCCAAGAGTTCCTTGAGATCAGGAGCCGTATCTTATAAAGTGCTCTTTCTTCTTATTAACTAAGGGATTTAATGGAGGAAAGCCATAGATTTGTtttcaaatcatatttttatctttggGCAGTCTTGGCTAATAACATGGGGGTATCAAGAAATATTAAGGGCACTGTTAAACAACAGTTAAGGCAGAGTCATAGGAACTCTTTTTACCTGGTGTTCTTTCACGAAATCTATACCTACCTAACATCCCTGATAGGTTAGAGGAGCACAGGAAGTTGATTGTAAGCAGCCCTCACTGCTTGAGATCCACCTGATTCGGGGTAGCTTCTGTTCTCTTTTTGGTGCttggtacataaatatttgttgactgaataatATGTACCAACTATAAGTTATGTGTCAGGTACTGGGCATATAATATCACATTTAACTTTCACaatggaaagaatgaaggaagaaattacaGCACCTTTCTCCGaggtagcattttatttttaatctacatGTATACAGAAAATTTACTTCTATagtgaaataatagaaaacatttcAATTGCACTCACCTGGAGTGCTGCTGGTCAGCAGCAGCAGATGTTTCTGTGGTACTTCTTTGTAGCTTACCTTATTTTTCTGCCAGAGTCCTCATTTGAAACTGTAATTCAATGGATTCTACATATACAACTCACACTTGCCTCAAAAATGATGACTGATAAACTACAGTAAAAGCATGATCAACCAGCAGATGGGGACAATAAAGGAGGAACTAGTTATTCCAATCTACTTAACCAACTATTAATTCAGGTCTGAAAATGACTAGGCCGGTGCTCTTTTGACCAGAGTACCAGGCATGCATGAATTACTGCTTCTAAAAGAGCACAAAGATTTTTGGGGGCCAGGGAAATGTGAAGAAATGGGTAAGAAATGCTGTTTACAATTGGTTATCTAGACTGGTTCAAATTCTGAGATGCACATATTTTAAGAACATCATTTCAGTATTGCCGGCTAATTATCTCTTCAGTGGAAGATGAATGCCCATACCTTTAACTTGAGTTTAAGAGTTTCTCATCTCCTTGGAGGTTTTTTCTTTATGAACTCCATTTCTGTCatccatcttatttaatcttaAGTCTACTTCTAAGATAACCATGTTTTGCACCAGATTTAACAACACAGCACATACATTTTAATCAAAGTATTAATTCAATTCTACTAACACTAATGAATGTGGTAGAATTTGCTAGAACACTGCAATGCCAAATCCGTATATTTGGTTGGTCAGTGGAAGCTACCAGAGAGCCTTGCAGCTAAGACAAAATTTATAACTACTCCTAGGAATTTCTTCACTTCCTATCCTAGTCTTTTTCCTCATATTCTTTCTCACTCATGAAAAATCAAATGTGCAAAGAATTCAACTACACAAAATTCATAGGATGTTTACCATCACAATCCTCCTTGATAAAAGTAAGTATAAGAAATTCCTCATGTCTAAGATATAGAAATGACTGGGGAAGGAAAGCTATGAATAAACAATAATGAAACAAACTAGCTGCACTACATACAATGGAATTACTCTAGTGGAAATCTAGCCTCTCTAAAATTCAATATCTAATATTAGTTTCTCTTTTCACAGACAACTACTGActgtatacatttaatttttattttacttgaaacATTCTGACAAACAGCAAACAAAGAATTACAGAAGAGTGAATGAAGAATACATTGAAGGTAAGTAATAGACACTGGGAATGGCAGTACTGGGAATGAAGGTCTGACAGTACAATGAAAGCTCAGAAATGATAGGAGTTTAGAAGCACAGAATTACGGAAAACAAAAGACATTAAAGGTGTCATAATTTTTTAAGAGTAAAGAACATTTCATGGAAAACTAGATTAACtgtaaagtataattttttttccttaaaaaattttcttatgCAAATAACAAACACGTTAGAATGAAAGAATCTAAGAGTTACAAGGGGCTACAGTTATCATATCATCTAATCcattctattttacagataaggaaactgaagcccaaagaGTAGCTTTGCTTGGCAATAAATACTTAAAGTTTTTCACACTTTTACAATATGCGTTCATCCCCATTTCATTAGATATTCTGTCATTTAccaaacagtaaccaaaagagacATTAGAGTCTAAGTTCTGAACCCAGCTGTCACTTTGTAGATTGCTGCAAAAAGGACACATAAAAGGTAAAAAGacagcactattttttttaaaaatgtgaattccTCATTTTAGCTTTAGAATACCACCCATTCTTATAAAATTATTCTGTACGGTAGGGAAACTGTAATCACAGACTGAAAAAACTATGCTACCATAGTTATAAGAAATTAGACGTTTTTATAACCCTTAAAGATCTGTGCCATTTTTAAAGGGACTTACTTGTATACACAAAATACTTTTTACAATATACTCGTTTCCTAAAACTGTCTTTAATGAggaataatattaattatatactatgatcttttgatattttctacttatatatttataattcaggggaaaatacaccaaaatattagTTTAAGAGAAACCAAAATTTACCAGTGCCTCAAGTTATCTTTATCAGTTTCTACTGTACCACAGGTAAGGTAACCATGACATAAAATCAATATAACAGAATGAGTGCCTATTCTTCATAATGTGTTCAAGTTGTTTGGCTGGACATAATCAGGTCCAATTTAAAGTTTGTTACTTCAATTCCAAATAATGTGGTAATACATTATTCCAAAATGTTTTGGAACCTGATGGCCCATTTTCTAAGAGTTGTTTTGACTGCACTGGCATTTTGAACCTCTGTACTTCAtgctctttcccctttccttccctgtTAGTAATAAACTTTTTTGGATATGTTTTATCTTTGTCATATTTCACAGATCCTCTCATCTTGCTCCCTTTGCTGGATTCTCTTCCTCCACCCTGTCTTCCCTGCCTTCCACTTTCTTCATTGCCTCTCTCCTGGtactttccctcctcttcctcatcatcctcctcttcttcatcatcctcctcttcttccttctccccttctttcctgctgttttcttcctctttcctctccctcgcTGCCCCctccttcttttccctttccttgccttccccctctccctcttcctctccttccccctcctccccctctccttcttcctcttctcctccttcttccccctccttttctccctccccctctgcttcctgcccctccccctcctcctctccttcctcctcctccccctctccttccccctcctccccctctccttcttcctcttctcctccttcttccccctcctcttctccctccctctctgcttcctgcccctcctcctctccttcctcctcctctccttctccttccccctctccctcctcctctcctccttcctcttctcctccttcttccccctcctcttctccctccctgtctgcttcctgcccctccccctccccttcctcctcctcccgttcttctctttctccctctccctcctcctcctctccttctccctctcctccttcctcctccccctctctttccccctctccgtccccatctccttcctcctcctctccttcttctcctccctcctctgctcccccttctccctcctgctcatctccctcctcctctcccccctcttcttcctgcccttcctcttctccttcctgcccctccccttcttctacttcctccccctctcctttctcttcttcctctttcccttctctcttctcctctccttctctgtcttctcccccctcttcctccttgccttcctcctcctctccttccccccctGCTTGCTcgctcccttccccttcctccagccctttgtttctttcctcctgATGGCCCTGTTCCCTCTCCTTTTGCTCccgttcctcctcctctttcaggTCTTCCTCTCCCTTACCCAGGCTCtccatttctcttcctcccttgtctttctcctcctccccctcctcactTCCTGTTCCACTCCTCTGTTCCACTCCTGAATTACCCTCCTTCCCGATTCCCTCACCTCCACCTTCAGGCACGTGCTCTGCCTCTCCCCCTGGCTTTCCCTTACCTTCACTCACCTCTGCTCTGTCTGTAAGGTCATCTGACAGGAACtttgcttcctcttcctctttttctccaggCACCTCCTCATTTATATCTATCTCTTGCTCCTCCATTCCACTTCCTTCTGAATCAtcttctccttcctgctcctCTGGGGTGTCTGATATGTGGTCACCCTTAAAACCATATTTTGCCATGTATTTGGACATTCTGTGTTCGATCTCTTCCTCATGTCCTTGTTCAATAAATTTTCTGCTATACCGCAAGTTTTGGTCAGTTTCCACTTCATCCTTTTTCTCTCCACTGCTAAATTCTATTGACTCAGGCTGCTTGAATCCATCAGCTGTACCCTGCTGACTTTCACTATCACCTTCCAAGTTACTGTCTGGCTCCTCCATAGATTCTCTTTCACTGTCAAAGATCATACCTCGCTTGTTACTTTTACTTTCCTTaacaaagtttttattttcttcatcctcAATATTCATGTCTCTATTTGGTAAGTCGTCAAGgaatgtatcaatattttttctattctcttcacTTTTTCTTATATCATTCAGACCTGTCATTTTCACCAGACCAGTTTCCTTCTCAGAGACTATTTTTTCCACTTCTGAATCCTTCTGACtttgtccttcatcactttccttttctatttccttaCTCTTAAGTGGATAGACGCCATGCTTATTTTCATGTCTAAATATCCCTTTTTGCAAACTCTCTGCACTGGTGTTGGCCTGAGGCCTTTGCTGGCCTGAGTTGTTACCTacgtcctcatctgaaaatgctTCCATAGTCACAGCTGCTTGCATCATATACATTCCTTTTGCCAAAAGTTGTTTATATGCTTTcccttctttcatctttttggACATCTCTTCACTTTCATATTCATTACTACCGCCATTTTCAGTATGAGCTGTATGCTGTTTCAGTTTCTCaattgtttcttgtttctgtaaATTTTTTCAAGTAATCGTCATACTACTATTAGTTGACAAAGGTAACTTATCTATTATAAAATACTGCCAAGATTCTACATTATTATAAATTTCACTAGAATAAAAATGCCCAGGTTTTATCAGACATTTTGCTCAGATTTTGGGTTCTTTGGGGGGATAATTTATGCCACTCTCTAAGTCTGTGGAACATCTAATTTTGATTTAGTAACATATATCTGTGTTTAACTTTCAAATTTACCACCTGCCTTAACTTTGCCATTATGCACAGTACCATCAATATTTATTCTCTGCCCCTTTTCTTAATCTGAAtcaattcttaaatatatttccaGACTGATTTTGcaaaatattgctaaaaaatgtatgGTTTTCTACCTTCCCTATCGTTTTGTCAAATTTTGATTGGTCTTTTGATTCCATGAAAttctcaaaattaaagaaaataaatgaaaatatgaaattttaaaaaatttgaaataatgaatagcttatttctagaagaaaaaaatctaaaatgaaaactataaatgaGAAAGTTccttggtggcctagtggttaggatttggagctttcactgcagaggcccaggttcgatcccacatgccgcggccaaaatacaaaaaacccccaaaaaaacaacaaaaataactacaaatgaaatgtttttatcAATACACTagataataattaatatttttcttttctaaacaaaATCCTTTGAGTTCTCAAATTTTTGACCCTCTTCCTTTTATCTACTATAttctttaattataataatttgcatACATAAAAAAcactatgagaaaaaaatacttaaggtaaaatataagattttataaaaactttataaacttttataaaaaacatataaTGAAACATTGAGATTTTGATGATACATTAAGAATATGAAATTAATTTCCTGCTGGACAAAATAAGGCAAAAATCAAATTGCTGACCTAAATTCTACAAGCTAATGTATTGAAATACTCAATGAATTTGGGTCTCTAGACAGTAAAACATCACTAAATCAAGTTTTATAAATTGTGACAAGTGCTAGGCCTAGGAAGAGGTCATTTTTCGCTaagtaaattattaaaacagcacaagttaaaaattaatatataaaatataaattttataatatataaaaaatactataataaatctttttttattcaCTAAAAATACCTAGGCTTGGTAGGGCCTCCACTTAAAAGGACTATGTGAAGTATAAAATACATGTCAGTTTAAAAGAAAgtgctttccttttctgtttg is from Orcinus orca chromosome X, mOrcOrc1.1, whole genome shotgun sequence and encodes:
- the RPGR gene encoding X-linked retinitis pigmentosa GTPase regulator isoform X3, which gives rise to MGEPEEVVPDSGAVFTFGKTKFAENNPSKFWFKNDIPIYLSCGDEHTAIITGNNKLFMFGSNNWGQLGLGSKSTVNKPTCVKALKLEKMKFAACGRNHTLVSTEGGKVYAAGGNTEGQLGLGDTEERNTFHLISFFTSQHKIKQLSAGSNTSAALTEDGELFMWGDNSEGQIGLQNITSICVPHQVTIGKPISWISCGYYHSAFVTTEGELYTFGEPEYGKLGLPKKLLINHKVPQLVPGIPQKVIQVACGGGHTVALTEKAVYTFGLGQFGQLGLGTFIFETSEPKAVENIKDQKISYVCCGENHTALITDLGLMYTFGDSRHGKLGLGLESFANQFVPTLCSNFLKFIVQLVACGGCHMLVFATPRLDGAEDVELDEINDCCLPSATSLPISDLTSGNVLQRSLSARVRRREREKSPDCIQTTGTLPPIAGTLIPPVCFPPRSVPFCMSTTNLLEKRMPDKEGPMLPMEPDYFQRKITKGKETDNFSAEDSESLGETTDVLNMTHMMSLNSNEKSLKLSPVQKQKKQETIEKLKQHTAHTENGGSNEYESEEMSKKMKEGKAYKQLLAKGMYMMQAAVTMEAFSDEDVGNNSGQQRPQANTSAESLQKGIFRHENKHGVYPLKSKEIEKESDEGQSQKDSEVEKIVSEKETGLVKMTGLNDIRKSEENRKNIDTFLDDLPNRDMNIEDEENKNFVKESKSNKRGMIFDSERESMEEPDSNLEGDSESQQGTADGFKQPESIEFSSGEKKDEVETDQNLRYSRKFIEQGHEEEIEHRMSKYMAKYGFKGDHISDTPEEQEGEDDSEGSGMEEQEIDINEEVPGEKEEEEAKFLSDDLTDRAEVSEGKGKPGGEAEHVPEGGGEGIGKEGNSGVEQRSGTGSEEGEEEKDKGGREMESLGKGEEDLKEEEEREQKEREQGHQEERNKGLEEGEGSEQAGGEGEEEEGKEEEGGEDREGEEKREGKEEEEKGEGEEVEEGEGQEGEEEGQEEEGGEEEGDEQEGEGGAEEGGEEGEEEEGDGDGEGEREGEEEGGEGEGEEEEGEGEREEREEEEGEGEGQEADREGEEEGEEGGEEEGGEEEGEGEGEGEEEEGEEEGQEAEREGEEEGEEGGEEEEGEGEEGEGEGEEEEGEEEGEGQEAEGEGEKEGEEGGEEEEGEGEEGEGEEEGEGEGKEREKKEGAARERKEEENSRKEGEKEEEEDDEEEEDDEEEEGKYQERGNEESGRQGRQGGGRESSKGSKMRGSVKYDKDKTYPKKFITNREGKGKEHEVQRFKMPVQSKQLLENGPSGSKTFWNNVLPHYLELK
- the RPGR gene encoding X-linked retinitis pigmentosa GTPase regulator isoform X1, with translation MGEPEEVVPDSGAVFTFGKTKFAENNPSKFWFKNDIPIYLSCGDEHTAIITGNNKLFMFGSNNWGQLGLGSKSTVNKPTCVKALKLEKMKFAACGRNHTLVSTEGGKVYAAGGNTEGQLGLGDTEERNTFHLISFFTSQHKIKQLSAGSNTSAALTEDGELFMWGDNSEGQIGLQNITSICVPHQVTIGKPISWISCGYYHSAFVTTEGELYTFGEPEYGKLGLPKKLLINHKVPQLVPGIPQKVIQVACGGGHTVALTEKAVYTFGLGQFGQLGLGTFIFETSEPKAVENIKDQKISYVCCGENHTALITDLGLMYTFGDSRHGKLGLGLESFANQFVPTLCSNFLKFIVQLVACGGCHMLVFATPRLDGAEDVELDEINDCCLPSATSLPISDLTSGNVLQRSLSARVRRREREKSPDCIQTTGTLPPIAGTLIPPVCFPPRSVPFCMSTTNLLEKRMPDKEGPMLPMEPDYFQRKITKGKETDNFSAEDSESLGETTDVLNMTHMMSLNSNEKSLKLSPVQKQKVSGKNTRKKQETIEKLKQHTAHTENGGSNEYESEEMSKKMKEGKAYKQLLAKGMYMMQAAVTMEAFSDEDVGNNSGQQRPQANTSAESLQKGIFRHENKHGVYPLKSKEIEKESDEGQSQKDSEVEKIVSEKETGLVKMTGLNDIRKSEENRKNIDTFLDDLPNRDMNIEDEENKNFVKESKSNKRGMIFDSERESMEEPDSNLEGDSESQQGTADGFKQPESIEFSSGEKKDEVETDQNLRYSRKFIEQGHEEEIEHRMSKYMAKYGFKGDHISDTPEEQEGEDDSEGSGMEEQEIDINEEVPGEKEEEEAKFLSDDLTDRAEVSEGKGKPGGEAEHVPEGGGEGIGKEGNSGVEQRSGTGSEEGEEEKDKGGREMESLGKGEEDLKEEEEREQKEREQGHQEERNKGLEEGEGSEQAGGEGEEEEGKEEEGGEDREGEEKREGKEEEEKGEGEEVEEGEGQEGEEEGQEEEGGEEEGDEQEGEGGAEEGGEEGEEEEGDGDGEGEREGEEEGGEGEGEEEEGEGEREEREEEEGEGEGQEADREGEEEGEEGGEEEGGEEEGEGEGEGEEEEGEEEGQEAEREGEEEGEEGGEEEEGEGEEGEGEGEEEEGEEEGEGQEAEGEGEKEGEEGGEEEEGEGEEGEGEEEGEGEGKEREKKEGAARERKEEENSRKEGEKEEEEDDEEEEDDEEEEGKYQERGNEESGRQGRQGGGRESSKGSKMRGSVKYDKDKTYPKKFITNREGKGKEHEVQRFKMPVQSKQLLENGPSGSKTFWNNVLPHYLELK